In Snodgrassella alvi wkB2, the DNA window ATAATAGTTTTCAACATCTGCAACTGTAAATTTTATTTCACCGCCAAACTCTGTCTCTAATTTTAATTTTTTTGAAATACTCACTTCAATGATCGGTATATGATTCTTTTCAAAAGAGTGTATTTTTTTAGAATAACAAGCATTAGTATAAACAACCTCTATAGCCAGACATCCTTTCCATTTTTCCTGCAATTCACACTCAGAAGAAAAATAGCCAACAAGGTCGGGATAATATTTTTCCTCATCTTGATCGAAATGCTTAAATCGAAGACACGGCTCAACTAAAAATTTTGAAAAATTTAAAATATATTTATTTTTATCAATAGTAAATTTAATTACAGGCATTTCCAGTAATATCACTGTCGCTGCAGAATGGTAAATAGACTCTTTATTGTTTTCATCAATTTCGTCGGATTTATACCGAAAAAAGCCATGTTCAGTTGGAATTAACTCCAGACGATTAATTTCATCGTATTCCGTTGAGTAAAACGTTAATTCCAGATATTTTTTAAAATTTTGTTCTTTTAATCTCAGAACATCCCAGATATAAAAAATTTTTGGCTGCAAAGATTGATTTTCGCAGATAAAACATTGATTTTTATCTTTAGCATATGCCCAGATTTTTCTAGCCAATTGTTATTCTCCCCTGTATTAAGTTTAAACAAAATAATTCAGATTCACAAAATTGATTTCTTCCTTAAAACTACAAAGGCATATACCCATCAAATCGCGTTGTTTTACCAAAATACTGAAAAGCCGGTGTCTTTCCTGCTAAAACTGCACCATTAGCTGGTCTTTTTACCACGACCCGTTTTCGGGCTAATTTCTGTGCTGCGAGTAATAAAGCCTGATCATTATTCATATCCGCATTACCCAGCAATTCATGAAAATAAGCCATTTCTTTTTTTACTGCTGCTGCTTTTTGCTTTTGCGGATACATCGGATCCAGATAGACTACATCAGGCAATGGTATCTGTTTTTGTTCCGCGTCTGGTAAAGTGATACTGCCATAATGCAGATGAATCTGCTGTGCTATATGCGCAGTCTGTTTATCAACCATCGCACGTTTCAGCCCGTCCGCAAATAAAACATATACATAAGGATTCTGTTCAAATACCACAACTTCCAGTCCCAATGATGCCATTACAAAAGCGTCCCGACCTAAACCTCCGGTAGCGTCCCAGACAAGCGGCCGGTTTTTGGCCTGAATAGCACGTGCCAGTAATTCTCCCCCACCAAAAAGCCGCCGGTGCCGTGCAGTACCTTCTACAAAATCAACCCGCACGACCCCTTTTTGCCCGGATTTAGCTAAAGCAAGACTGTCATTTTCGTATATCAGATATAATCCCTGTTCGGGTGGTTGTTGCTGATAACAGAGTTTTTTACTGGCTAGCAATTTCTGTAAAGGAGTGATCAGATCAGTTTTATCTGCTATCTGACCGGTTAAAATCAGAGGCTTTACCATCAGACAATCCCTAACCGTTCCATCCGGTAACGCATAGAACGAAAACTGATACCCAGTAATTTGGCGGCCTGTGTTCGGTTATATCGGGTTTGCGCTAAAGCCTGTTCCAGGATTTTTCTCTCTATTTCATCCAAATAATCCTGTATCTGAGTTTTTCCGAACTGGTAATCCTCAATTTCCTCATTACTATCTGCGGATAGATTACTGCCGGCATTCTCTGCAGATTCAGTACGCGGATTATCCAGCTGATAGCTATGAATCTGTAAATCATCTACCTCAATAATATGATTTTTCGACAGTGCAATAGCACGTTCCAGAATATTCTCCAATTCACGGAAATTACCGGGATAACTGTATTGCAACAGTGCTTTTTTTGCTTCCGGTGTTAATGTCATGGTTTCATCATGCAAAATTCGTTGCAGTAAAACCCGAATTAACTGCGGCAAATCATCACGTAATTCACGTAATGGCGGCATGGTAATAGATACAACATTCAAACGATAAAACAAGTCCTGACGAAACTGACCTGATTCAACCAGAGCATTTAAATCTTTATGGGTTGCACAGATAATACGGACATCAACCTGTTTTTCTTCCATTTCGCCAATCCGGCGTACAGCACGTTCCTGAATGGCCCGCAATAATTTAACCTGCATCGATAGTGGTAAATCAGCTACTTCATCCAGAAATAATGTTCCGCCGTCCGCATGCTGAAAAAAACCAGCCCTATCTGATTCTGCTCCGGTAAAACTGCCTTTTTTATAACCAAAAAACTCACTTTCCATCAATGCTTCAGGTATGGCACCACAATTTACAGCAACAAATGCCTTGTCTCTGCGTTCTGACTGTTCATGAATACTGCGCGCTGCCTGCTCTTTACCACTGCCTGATTCTCCGGCAATGTATACCGGCACGTTACTTTTAGCCAGCTTGCTGATCAACTGACGTACTTCTGTTATTAACGGAGAATTACCCAGTAAACGTTCACGTACCTGCTGTTCGTTAACCATTGCGGAAGTATCTTCATTTTTTTGTTTATTTTCAGACTGTTTAAATGCGGTTACCATTTTATTATCTATTTCGGTTTCGGCAGTATTATTGATTGTAATAACAGATTTAACCAGAGTACGCAGCTGCGCCAGAGTAATGGGTTTTTGTAAGTAATCGAAAGCACCATTTTTCAGTGCCTGTACAGCCTGCGCTGCATTTCCGTAAGCGGTAATAACTGCAATCGGAATATCCAGATTATGGGCAGTAATATAATCAACAATCTCCAGCCCGGAGCCATCCGGCATACGCATATCCGTTAGCACCAGGGAGAAAGCATGCGTACGTAAAGCCTTTTTTGCCTCAGCTACGCCAGCGGCAGTTTTTACGGACAAACCCATTTTAATCAGGGTTAACTCCATTAAATCACGAATATCGGCTTCATCATCTATTATCAGTACCGGCTTTTCTAAGTCCATCTGATTATTATTATTCATCAACCATCCTTGGCAAGGTTAATTCAAATCCATTAACTTCAGGGCGATAAATTAACTGACCATGATTAGCCTGAGCCAGCTCGCGCGCCACATACAATCCAAGACCAGTGCCACTGGGTTCAGTCGTAAAAAATGGTTCAAACAATTGCAACTGATTTTCCGCACTGACACCAGCCCCATTATCAATTACAGTAATGGAAATTTCATTTTGCTCTTCTATGCAAAAAATAACACGAATAGCATTTTTATTCTGCAAACTATGACGCCATGCATTATTCATCAGATTCCATATAATCTGCTGCAAATGTACCGAATCACACCAGACGATTAAATCTCCTTTATCGGCTTGTAGTTCAATACAATTTACGGCCTGCTGCCTGATCAGTATAAATTCCTGCAAAAAGGCAGTCCAGAATACCCGCAAATCAATTGCCTGCTTATTTTTTTTATCCCGCTTGTTCAGCATACTGATATCTTCAAGCATTTTATCAATACGACTGATATTATTTTCTATAATATTAAACAGCCGCAGTCGTGTCGAATCATATTTTTCTTCCTGTAACAATTCATTGGCCTGTCTTATTGCAGACATCGGATTGCGAATTTCATGAGCCAGATTAGCCGTTAACTGGCCTAATGAGGCCAGTTTAATGGCCATAGCCTCCTTATCAATTTCAGTACGCGAACGCATTGATAACATCAGTAAAGGTGTATTTGCTTCCTGTAACAAGCGTGCATGCACCCTCATCGGCCAATTATTCAGTGTACAGTTTATTTCGAAAATATTTTTCTGTTCAGTATGCCAGTAATGCATAACCTGACGAAATAAAGCAGTTTGTTTATCAACCAGCAGCATCGGGAAATAATTCTGCGCCTTCCGGTTAATCAGCCACACCAGACCGCTTTCATCCAGTACAACTACCCCCTCCTGTACATAATTAAAAGCACGGTCGAGCAAATTCCGGTAACTGTCCAGCATTTTTGACTGCTGATCTTGCAAACTTTGTGAACGTGCCAGTAAAGTAGCGGCATAGGCAGTCAGACCGGCCACAAGAAAGACAGCGGCAATCAGCATGATGGCAATAATGCATATCCGCATACTGTGATTAGCAAAACCATTACGGCTTAGCTGCGTCCAGGTAATGATGACAATCAGTAAAGTTACATAACCGGCATAAATCATCGGATACCGGCCACGGCTGAACAAACAGGCCGAACCGACAAATGGCAGGAGTAAAATACCAAAACCGCTATCCACTCCTCCACCCATATTCATCAGCCAGGCTATCATGGTAATGTCTACAGCAGAATTAACATTTGGTAGTGCATCCGGCTGATTCTGCCAGCGTGGCACCAGCATGGAAAAGACAATCAGAATACCGTAGAGCGCTGCCCAGCTATACAGTTCAATTTTATTGAATATGGGTACAGCCAGACCGGGCTCATCCATACTGCGGGTCAGCAAATAAAACGTCATAATTGAAAACAGCAGACTTATACGCGCAATATTGAGCAAAGCAGAAAGCCTGTCCAGATATTGCGGCCAGCCATTTATATACGTTTTCATACCGGCTTAGTTTCCGTTATCCAGATCACCATAGACGGCAACGATATCACCCGAAACGCTTAATTCCTTACCTTTATGTCCGCGTTTATTAAGAATATCCTGAACGCGTAAGGTTTCCTGATAGCGTCCGCCACGTTTTCCCTGAGTCTCCAGTTTAAATTCCGATTTATTTGTCAGAGTAAGATAAAGCAGTTTCTCATTAGCCGGTAAACTCATAATTTGCAGACCACGGCCTTTAGCCATCACTTTCAATTCATGTAATGGAAAGGCCAGCAGACGATTGGCACTGGAGATGGCAATAAGTTGAGTCTGCCCGTTTACAGACAGGCAGGCAGACGGTACAGGAAGCGGCGGCAGCAATGCCTCATCACTATTAACCGTCATAACAACTTTACCGTTTTTAGTACGGCTGACCATATCTTTAAATGCAACCACAAAACCATATCCGCCACTGTTACTCAGTACATAATGCTGTTGCGGCAAGGCACTGAGCATAGCTACAATTCTGGCACCTTTATCTAAATCAACCAATGAACCTGCAGGTACACCATCACCACGTCCGCCCGGAATACTGGCAGCATCCACACTATAGGCTCGCCCGTGCGAATCAAGTAAAACTACCGGCCAGACTGTACGTCCCTCTACTGCCTGAAGCAGACCGTCACCTTCCTTGAAAGTAGTCTGGCTTAAATCCAGATTGTGTCCTACACGCGTTTTCAGCCAGCCCTTCTGTGACAATATCAGCGTAACTGGTTCATCTGCAGTAGTTCGTGTAAGCGTAGCCCGCTCTGCCGGCTGTATCAGTGTACGCCGGTCATCTCCATAGATTTTGGTATCAGACTCAATTTCTTTGATAATCAGTCGTTTTTTAGCTTTATCATCTTCCAGAAGGGTGGTTAACTGATCATGTTCCTGCTGTAGTTTATTAAGTTCTGTTTCCAGTTTAATCCACTCCAGTCTGGCCAGCTGACGTAAACGGATTTCAAGAATATCATCCGCCTGTATCTCACTTAAACCGAATGCAGACATCAATTCATTTTTGGGTTCATCTGATTCACGGATAACCCTGATGACTTCATCAATATGAAGAAATGCCGTTTGCCGCCCATGTAAAATATGAATACGTTTTTCCACCTGTTCCAGACGGTATTGCAAACGCCGGGTTACAGTCAGTATCCGAAAATCCAACCATTCACGCAGAATCTGATATAAATTCTTTTGTGCCGGTTTATTATCCCGCCCCATCATAACCAGATTGACCGGCACATTCCCTTCCAAACTGGTTTGTGCCAGCAAAGTATTCATAAATTCTTCAGGTTGAAGACGACTGGATTTCGGTTCAAACACCAGACGCACTGGTTCCTGACTATCTGATTCATCACGCACCCGCTCAAGCAGTGATAGCATTAATGTGCGCGTATTCTGCTGTTCCTGAGTGAGATTTTTTTTACCGGTTTTCGGTTTGGGATTAGTCTGTTCTTCTATCTCAGCCAGAATTTTTTGCGCAGAAGTACCGGGAGGTAACTCCGT includes these proteins:
- a CDS encoding class I SAM-dependent methyltransferase — protein: MVKPLILTGQIADKTDLITPLQKLLASKKLCYQQQPPEQGLYLIYENDSLALAKSGQKGVVRVDFVEGTARHRRLFGGGELLARAIQAKNRPLVWDATGGLGRDAFVMASLGLEVVVFEQNPYVYVLFADGLKRAMVDKQTAHIAQQIHLHYGSITLPDAEQKQIPLPDVVYLDPMYPQKQKAAAVKKEMAYFHELLGNADMNNDQALLLAAQKLARKRVVVKRPANGAVLAGKTPAFQYFGKTTRFDGYMPL
- a CDS encoding sigma-54-dependent transcriptional regulator; translated protein: MNNNNQMDLEKPVLIIDDEADIRDLMELTLIKMGLSVKTAAGVAEAKKALRTHAFSLVLTDMRMPDGSGLEIVDYITAHNLDIPIAVITAYGNAAQAVQALKNGAFDYLQKPITLAQLRTLVKSVITINNTAETEIDNKMVTAFKQSENKQKNEDTSAMVNEQQVRERLLGNSPLITEVRQLISKLAKSNVPVYIAGESGSGKEQAARSIHEQSERRDKAFVAVNCGAIPEALMESEFFGYKKGSFTGAESDRAGFFQHADGGTLFLDEVADLPLSMQVKLLRAIQERAVRRIGEMEEKQVDVRIICATHKDLNALVESGQFRQDLFYRLNVVSITMPPLRELRDDLPQLIRVLLQRILHDETMTLTPEAKKALLQYSYPGNFRELENILERAIALSKNHIIEVDDLQIHSYQLDNPRTESAENAGSNLSADSNEEIEDYQFGKTQIQDYLDEIERKILEQALAQTRYNRTQAAKLLGISFRSMRYRMERLGIV
- a CDS encoding two-component system sensor histidine kinase NtrB; its protein translation is MKTYINGWPQYLDRLSALLNIARISLLFSIMTFYLLTRSMDEPGLAVPIFNKIELYSWAALYGILIVFSMLVPRWQNQPDALPNVNSAVDITMIAWLMNMGGGVDSGFGILLLPFVGSACLFSRGRYPMIYAGYVTLLIVIITWTQLSRNGFANHSMRICIIAIMLIAAVFLVAGLTAYAATLLARSQSLQDQQSKMLDSYRNLLDRAFNYVQEGVVVLDESGLVWLINRKAQNYFPMLLVDKQTALFRQVMHYWHTEQKNIFEINCTLNNWPMRVHARLLQEANTPLLMLSMRSRTEIDKEAMAIKLASLGQLTANLAHEIRNPMSAIRQANELLQEEKYDSTRLRLFNIIENNISRIDKMLEDISMLNKRDKKNKQAIDLRVFWTAFLQEFILIRQQAVNCIELQADKGDLIVWCDSVHLQQIIWNLMNNAWRHSLQNKNAIRVIFCIEEQNEISITVIDNGAGVSAENQLQLFEPFFTTEPSGTGLGLYVARELAQANHGQLIYRPEVNGFELTLPRMVDE
- the parC gene encoding DNA topoisomerase IV subunit A, with protein sequence MSESIQQSDRSDDHLLLGQYAERAYLTYAMSVVKGRALPDVADGQKPVQRRILYAMKDMGLAQGAKPVKSARVVGEILGKYHPHGDSSAYDAMVRMAQDFTLRYPLINGIGNFGSRDGDSAAAMRYTEASLAPIAELLLSEINMGTVDFVPNYDDKSFEPSVLPARLPMILLNGASGIAVGLATEIPSHNLREVSAAVVALLKQPELNSAALMQYLPGPDFAGGGQIITAPEDIQAIYAQGKGSIRVRARYEIEKLARGHWRAIVTELPPGTSAQKILAEIEEQTNPKPKTGKKNLTQEQQNTRTLMLSLLERVRDESDSQEPVRLVFEPKSSRLQPEEFMNTLLAQTSLEGNVPVNLVMMGRDNKPAQKNLYQILREWLDFRILTVTRRLQYRLEQVEKRIHILHGRQTAFLHIDEVIRVIRESDEPKNELMSAFGLSEIQADDILEIRLRQLARLEWIKLETELNKLQQEHDQLTTLLEDDKAKKRLIIKEIESDTKIYGDDRRTLIQPAERATLTRTTADEPVTLILSQKGWLKTRVGHNLDLSQTTFKEGDGLLQAVEGRTVWPVVLLDSHGRAYSVDAASIPGGRGDGVPAGSLVDLDKGARIVAMLSALPQQHYVLSNSGGYGFVVAFKDMVSRTKNGKVVMTVNSDEALLPPLPVPSACLSVNGQTQLIAISSANRLLAFPLHELKVMAKGRGLQIMSLPANEKLLYLTLTNKSEFKLETQGKRGGRYQETLRVQDILNKRGHKGKELSVSGDIVAVYGDLDNGN